One Enterobacter asburiae genomic window, GGCCCCAAGCGTCGGCATCTGCTGTTGCAACGCGCGCATCAGCTGCGCGTAATCGTCGTGGCTGCTCAGCAGCGGTACTCCCAGCGTCAGGCGGGTAAACAGCGGGCGCAGGCTCTGCACTTCCCGGACGATTTTCTCGTACTCATCGCCGTTGATGATGTGCAGGGACTGGATCGCCACGTCCTGATATCCCTGAGCCGCAAGCTTTTTCAGCGCCTGCAGCGGCGTATCGATCTCTATGCCGTCACGCTGTTTGAGCTTGCGAATAATCATCCCGGAGGTGAATGCCCGAAACGGCTCGCGGTCAGGGCAGCTTTCCGCAAGCGCACGCTCGCAGGCTACAATGTTTTTCTCGCAGGTATCGTGGTAGCTGGTACCAAAGCTGACCACCAGAAGCGCCTTTTTCATCTCAAACTCCTTAAGCAGCGGCCAGCCAGCGGGCTAAACGCCCGGCGAATGCGGCCTGACTTTCCAGTAACTCTTCTCCCGTCACCAGCGGCGCCGGGCGTGTAATCACGATGCAGGGGATGCCCGCATCCAGACAGGGTTGAACCTTTTCCCGATAGCCGCCTTCCGCACCGGACGCTTTGGTGATCATCACGTCAGCCCGGCACTGGCGATAAAACGCCGCGTTAAACTCAGCGCTGAAGGGCCCGCACAGAGCGAAGATCTCGGTAACGCCAAAGCCAAGCCCGGCGCATTGCTCAAGGACCTCGGGCACCGGCAGCACCCGGGCCAGCAGCGTTTTCTCCGGCAGCCCGGCGCGCCAGCGCGCCAGATCTTTACTGCCGGTGGTCAACAGCACGCGTTCGCCCAGCCGCCGCGCGATGTCGCAAGCCTCGTCAATTCCCGGCACGCTGTAGAGCAGCGGATGCGTCAGCTCGCTGAGCTGTTCGGGGCGCTGATAGCGGCTAAGCAACACGCCCACCGCTTCACAGGCCGTCAGGATGTTGCGGCTGACCACCTCGGCGTAGGGATGCGATGCGTCAATCACCCAGCGGGTCCTGTTTTGCGCAAGCCAGTCAACCATCTGCTGCGGCTCCAGGCGCCCACAGCGCACCCGGCCGTTAATGTCGCCCGCCAGCCGCTGCCCGGTGGGCGTCGCCACCGACAGGGTGTAGGGCACGCCCGCCGCATCCAGCTGCTGGCAGATCGCGCGGGCGTCGCTGGTGCCGCCCATGACCAGCACGTCGCCATAGTTCACAGCACATAGCCCCGGGGGGTGATCATCAGCCCCTCCTGAACGTAAGTGGCCTTATTTCCGACGATCACCAGGCTTGTCATATCGACCGGCTCAAAGTCCATGTCGCCCAGGGTGGTCAGCCACTTCTCCTGCTTTTTACGCCCGGCAGACTTCACGACCCCTACCGGCGTTTGCGGGCTTTTGCTGGCGGACAGCAGCTCAAACGCCCGCGCCAGATGGCCCTCGCGACCCCGGCTGCGCGGGTTATAGAAGCAGATGACGAAGTCCGCTTCTCCCGCGGCGACAATGCGTTTTTCGATGACCGGCCACGGCGTCAGCAGATCGCTCAGGCTAATGTGGCAAAAATCGTGCATCAGCGGCGCGCCAAGCAGAGACGCGGCGGCGATACTGGCCGTCATCCCAGGGATCAGGCGAACCTCAACGTCCAGCTTCTGCCTGCTGACCAGCTCCAGCACCAGCCCCGCCATCCCATAAATACCGGCGTCGCCGCTGCTGATAAGCGCGACGTTATGCCCGGCCTGCGCCAGCTCGATCGCCGCCTGACAGCGTTCAATCTCTTTGCACATACCGGTTTTGATCACCTGTTTGTCGCCGGTGAAGGCCTTCACCAGATGGGTGTAGGTTTTGTAGCCAACGATGATTTCTGCCGCCTGCAGCGCGTCTACGGCTTCCATGGTCATCATGGCCTGCGAGCCAGGGCCGATTCCAATTACGGTTAACATCAGTGTGAAACTCCCAAAGTGATAGTGACGCCCTGTTCTCGCAGGGTTTCTCCTCGTAGCTGCCCATGGCTCAGCAGCCACGCTGCCGGTCCCGAGACGCTCCCTACCCCAACCGTCTGGCGTACAAACGGTGAAGCCGGAAAGCGATGTTCGTGCTCACGCAGCGCGTCAGCGGTAAAGGTTTCAAACGGCACGCCCCAGCAGGCGGCAAGCTGAAGCAGGCCCGCCTCGTCTTTTTTAAGGGAGACGCTGCCAATCGCTTTCAGCGCCAGCGGATCGAACTGCTGCGCCTCAAGCTGACGCGCCAGCAGGGTCGCCAGCAGCGGAAACGGCGTGTCGCGTCGACAGCCGATGCCCGCCACGACCCGCTGAGGGACCAGCTTCCAGTGCGGCAACGGCAGTTCCGGCAGCGCGTTGCGCAGCGTGATACAGACCAGCGCATCCAGTTCCGGGCGATGCTGCAGGTCGCTCACGGTGATAAACCCGCGCCGATCGCACCGACTGACGTCGTCGTCGAGTTCCGCATCCCACCACAGCCCTACCCGCTGATGGCTCACCAGCATCTGGTTGACGATTTTTACCGACGTTCGGAAATCGCTCATTCGGGCATTCAGCTGGAAGGCAAGGGTATCCAGCGCGGCCATCTCGTTGACGTCCGTGGCGGTGGTAATCACCGGGTCCGCCCCCAGCATTCCCGCCAGACAGCGGGTCAGCGCATTCGCCCCGCCAGCATGGCCGGAAAGCAGGCTAATCACGTGCTGCCCGCGCTCGTCGATCACCACCACCGCCGGGTCGCTCAGCTTGTCGTGGATGAGCGGTGCCAGGACGCGCACCGCAATGCCGGTTGCGCCGATAAAAACCAGCGCCGGATAGTGGGTGAACGCCTCGCGAACTGCCGGGGACAAGCCGCCGTCGAAGGAGACAAAGCCCTCTTCCTGCAGGCGCTCGCTGGTAAAGCAGGTGACCGGCAGCATCGCCGCCAGGCGCTTCGCCAGCCGCACGCCGCCCGGCGTCAGGCAAAACAGCGCGATGGACTCAGGCTTTACGGTATTCATGGCTAAAATCCGCGGCATAGAGTTTTGAGTAGTGATACTCCTCGCCGAGGAACTTCCCGACCAGAATGAGCGCCGTTTTGCGGATCCCCGCCTCGCGTACTTTGTCGGCGATATCCGCCAGCGTGCCGCGTACGGTGTGGCTTTCCGGCCAGGTCGCTTTATAAATGACGGCAACGGGCGTGGTGGCCGGATAACCGCCCTCAATCAGGCGTTCCGCCACCCGGTGAATACGCTGGACCGAGAGATAAATCGCCATTGAGGTCTGATGGCTGGCAAATGACTCAAGCTGTTCACGTTCCGGCACCGGCGTGCGGCCTTCGAGGCGGGTAATAATCAGGCTCTGTGAGACTTCAGGCACGGTGTATTCCACTCCAAGCTCCGCCGCGGCGCCGAGGAAGGCGCTGACGCCGGGCACCACCTGCCAGGCGATGCCGCGTTTGGTCAGCTCTTCGCCCTGCTCGCGGACGGAGCCGTAGAGCGAGACATCCCCGGTCTGCAAACGTACCACCGTTTTTCCGGCCTTCACGCCCGCCGCCATCAGGTCGATTATCTGTTCTAAATGGAGTTCCGCGCTGTCGTGGCATTCGGCCCCCTGCGGGCAATATGCCAGCAGTTCGGTGTTGATAAGCGAACCGGCATAGATAACCACCTGCGCCTGCTGCAGCAGCCGGTAGCCCTTGAGCGTGATGAGCTCACGGTCGCCGGGACCTGCTCCTACAAACCACACGCAACGGGAATCAAACGTCTCAGACATGGTGTTCTTCCTTCTGACAGGCGATAACAAAAACGGGATTATTCGGTTTGAAATAGTGGCCGCTGCCGAGCGGGGTCAGCGCGGAGACCTGCATTTGCAGGCAATCAATGTCCTGGAGGCCGATCTGCTGCAGATGGGCCAGCGCGGTATGGAGGTTTTCCTGCAGGATAAACGTCATCACCAGACGTCCGCCCGGATGTAGCTGGCGCAGGGACCAGTCAATAAGCGAGGTCAGATGGCCGCCGCTGCCGCCCATGAATACCGCATCGGCCTTATCCGCCACCGGCAACGGCGCGACGCCGGGCAAAATAGCGATATTGCGACAGGCAAAATGCTGGCGATTTTCCGCAAGCAGCTGCAGAGCCGCAGGGTTACGCTCAATGGCCGTCACCCGCAGCGAGGGAAACAGCAGCGCCGCCTCTATCGACACGCTCCCGGTCCCCGCGCCGACGTCAATCAGGTGGCTGGCGCGGTGCAGCTCGAGCTTCGTGAGGGCCAGCGCGCGTACCGCCTCTTTGGTCATCGGCACCGTTTCGCCGCGCAGAAACAGTTCATCTTTCATCGAGGATCACCACCGCATTCATCTCATAGTCGGCACTGACCTCACTGACGGGCAGCCAGTGGATCCGTTCGTTTTCCATCGCCAGGTTTTCGCCAATCACCATCCAGCGATGGCCCTTACCGCGTGCCGCCAGCTGTGCGGCAATCTCTTTCGGCCCGCACCGGCTGTCGGTGACCATTGCCACTTTGCGATGCCGTGCCAGCTCGTCCACATTCACGCTGCGGCCATGGCTGCTGGTGAGCCACATCTCATTCATATCAATACCCGCCTGCGCGCACAGGTACTGCACCGCGCTGATGCCGGGAATAATGCGCACGCGCGCAATACCGAAATGCGCCACCATCCGCGATCCGATGCCGTAAAAGAGCGGATCGCCGGAGGCCACAATCACCACCTTTTTCTCCTGACGCGCCTCAACCCAGGCCAGCAGATCCGGAACGTTGGCGCCCAGGACAAACGTCTCGCCGCAAAACCCCGGGAACTGCAGCAGATGGCGTTTTCCGCCGACCAACGCATCGGCGCAATCGATAGCTTCACGCGCCGCGGGCGTCATCAGGCGCAATCCCGCAGGCCCCATTCCCACGACCGTTAACATTGCAGCTCCCGGGCAATCGCCTCGACCGGGCGGTTGCTGCCCAGCACCTGGTTATCAAAGGAAAACAGAATGGCGTCGCAGGTCGGCGGATTTTTGGTAAAGCGCAGCCTCTGCATTACGCGCAGGCAGATCCGTTCGGCAAGGTGGCTGTAAAGCGTCTGAAAACCGTAGATTTCGATGTGCTCCATCGCCGCTTCGGTGGTATCGCACTCGCTGACGACGGTGAGTAATTCCAACGGTGCGCCGAGCAGCGCCAGATGCGCCACCAGCGTTTCCATGCGCGCATCGGCGATATGGCTGTGGGTGTGGAAAATCCCGGCGGCAATTTTGATGAGCTTGCCGGGATGGCCGACCAGCACTATCTGGCGAAACCCCAGCCGCACCGCCTCTTCGATCATGTAGCCGACAAAGTTGCTCATGGTGACCACGACATCTTCATCGATGCCCATCTGCTCGCGCACAAAGCGCTCGCCATGATTGCCCGGCACCAGCACGACCCGCTCCAGCCCGGCCGCGCGTTTAATCTCCAGCTCCAGAGAAAGCGAGCGTTTCCAGCTCTCCTCTGACATCGGCGTGACAATCCCGGTGGTGCCGATGATTGAAATACCGCCCAGGATCCCGAGGCGTGAGTTGTAGGTTTTCAGCGCCCGCTCTTCACCTTCAGGCGCGAAGATTTCAACGTCGGCCCCGCGCGTCGGGCCAATCGCCTCGCGCACGGCGGATTCAATGGTGTGACGCGGCGTGCGGTTGATCGCCGCGCTTCCGATGGGCAGGCCAATGCCTTTGCGCGTCACGGTCCCCACGCCCTCGCCGCCCGCCAGCGTAATCTCGCCGCTGTCGTTGAGCGTCACGCGGGCGAAAATCAGCATGCCGTGGGTGGCGTCGACGTCATCACCGCCGTCTTTGCGGATGGCCGCCATCGCCTGCTGCCCTTCGATGTGCGGCGATTCCACGTTCAGACACAGCGTGACGCCGGACGGAGTCACAATGGAGACCTGATGAATAAGATGCTGGCGCAGCACCATCAGCGCGGCGACTTTCGCCGCCGCGGTCGCGCAGGAACCGGTGGTGAAGCCTTTACGTAATGCCTTCCCGTTATGCCATACCGGGGCATCGAAGGTGGACTCGCTCATCGCGCCCCCTGCAGGTAGTAGAGCATGGCGTTCACAATCGCCGCCGCCACATTGCTGCCACCTTTGCGCCCGAGTGCCGCAATCGCGGGCAGATGGCTGTGCGTCAGCGCCTCTTTCGATTCCGCCGCCCCCACAAACCCCACCGGAACGCCCACCACGCCGCTGACGGCAACGTCATGCTCAAGCAGGCGAAACAGCGCCGTGGGCGCGTTGCCAAAAACGAAGATCTTCTCGCTCTCTTCCGTCACCGCGATATCCACTGCCGCCATCGAGCGGGTGATTCCCTGTGCTTTTGCCTGCGCCACCACCCGCGGGTCGCTGATATAGCAGCGGCATTCGCCCCCGAACGTGGCCAGCAGCGTTTTGTTGATCCCGGAGAGCGCCATCGTGGTATCGGTATAGATAACGGACGGGCGACGGAGCGCCGCGCAAAGCTGCTCCAGCGCGTCATCTGAAAACCAGAGAATATCCAGCCAGTCGAAATCTGCGGTGGTATGGATCACCCGCTTGACGATCGCCTCATGCAGCGGGCTGGCGAACCGGTACTCTGGCCGCGTTTCACGAATGATTTCGCCAATGATGTCGAAACTTTTGGCTTCAATCGCCTGGGGTTGCTGGATGTATTGCATTGTCTTTTGTCCTCAGGCCGCGCCAGCCATCAGCCAGCGTGCTGCCATAAACAGCGCCAGCGCCAGGGTGGAGGAAACCCACATCAGTCGAATGGTTCGGGAAATGTCGTCTACCGCAATCGGGCGCAGCGCGTCGCCGATCCACGGCTTTTCCACGCGCTGGCCAAAATAGGTGTTGGGTCCGCCAAGCCGGATGCCCAGCGCACCGGCAACCGTCGCTTCAGCCCACGCGCAGTTGGGGCTACTGTGGTTGTAGCGGTCGCGCCAGCCGACGCGCAGCGCGCGGGAGGGATACTCGCGGCATAGCCACGCCGCAGCGCTCAGCAAGAGCCAGCTCAGGCGCGCGGGGATTGCGTTCGCCACGTCATCCATACGGGCGCTGACCATGCCGATTGCGCGGTATTTTTCGTGCTTGTAGCCCACCATTGAGTCGAGGGTATTCACCGCCTTATAGGCCATCGCCAGCGGCGCACCGCCCAGCAGGAGGAAGAACAGCGGAGCGATAACGCCGTCGACCGTGTTCTCCGCGACGGTCTCCACCACCGCCCGGTTGATCTGTTCCGGCTGAAGCTGAGAGGTATCGCGCCCCACTATCCATGAGAGCTTTTCGCGGCTTTCATCAAGGTCGCCCGCCCGCAGAGGGCGTTCAACGTCCCGCGCGGCGTTGGCCAGGCTGCGCCCGGCCAGCACGGTAAACATCATCCACACCTCAATCGCCCAGCCCAGCCAGGGATGAACCCACCGTCCGAGCGCCAGCACGCCCCAGGCCATGCCCCAGGTCAGCCCCACTACCGCCAGCCACATGACGCCGCCGCCAACGCGTAACGCCGCGTCGCTATGACAGCAGCGGCGAATACCCCGCTGTACCGTATTGATCAGGTTGCCTATCCAGCGCACCGGATGCGGCCAGCGTTGCGGGTCGCCGATGATGACATCGAGCAGCCACGCGACGCACCATGCCAGCAGGGTCATAACGCTCCCCTCGCCGCGGTAAGCCAGCGGCTGAGCATCAGGGGCCGTTGGGCAAAGTGGAGGTGCAGGTAACTCGCGAACGTGTTGCCAACCTGCCAGCCACCCGCCCATTCCTGCATCGTCACGCCATCGCGCACTTTGCGGCACGCCAGCACCGCAGGGGTTTGCGGGGTGAAGTCGGAATAGTGAAATTCATGCCCACGCAGCACCTCCCCGCTATCGGCCAGCAGCGTGGGCTGGCGCGCCTGCGCCTCACAGTAGCCAAAACGGGTCAACCGTTTACCCATCCTGCTGTGGCCGGGGATAATATTGGCCATCCGGTGGGTAACCCCTTCGCTATCCTCCAGCGTGCTGCCGAGGTACATCAGCCCACCACACTCGGCGTAGATCGCCACGCCGCGCCGGTGCGCCTCCCGCAGGCTGGCGAGCATCGCGGTGTTTTCCGCAATCCGTGCTGCGTGCAGCTCCGGGTAACCGCCCCCGAGCCAGACCATCTGGCAGTCAGGTAAACGGCTATCGCGCAGCGGGCTAAAGCGAATAATGTGGACCCCGGTACGTTCGAGCAGCGTGATGTTATCCGGGTAATAGAAGTTGAAGGCCTCGTCATCGGCCATCGCAAGCGTTAACCCGAGTCCGGCGTCCCCGTCAGGAAGCGCGGGCCAGGTGCCCTGCGGCAGCGACGCCATCTGGCTGAGCGCGAGAAGTTGCCCGATATCCAGCGTACGTTCGAGAATGGCGGCAAAATTTTGCCAGGTCTGCGGGTCCGAGACCGACTCCCGCGCGGTGACCAACCCCAGATGGCGCTCGGGCAAACCGACGCCCTCAACGTGCGGCACATAGCCCAGGACGGGTACCGCGCAGTAGTGCTCAATGGCCGTTTTGAGCAGCTGATAATGCGACTCGCTGTTGACGCGATTGACAATCACCCCGGCAATATTGAGGGTGGGATCGAATCGCTGAAAGCCCATTACGGTCGCGGCAATCGACGTAGAAACCGCCTTGCCGTCCACCAGCAGAATCACCGGACAGCCCAGCTGTTTTGCCATCGCGGCGGTGCTGCAATAGTTCGGATCGGTGCCGTAGCCGTCATACAGCCCCATCACGCCTTCAATAACCGCGATATCCGCCTGCTGCATATGCTCGCAAAACAGCGCGTTGAGTATCGGTTCAGGAAGCATAAAGCTGTCGAGGTTGCGGGAGGCGGTACCGCTGACGTTGGTATGCCAGCCGGTGTCAAGATAGTCAGGGCCCACTTTGTACGGCTGGACGCGTAGCCCACGCTGTTTTAGCAGACTCAACAGGCCCAGCGTCACCGTGGTTTTACCACAACCGCTTCCGGTACCTGCCAGAACAAACGCGTGCTGCATTGCCGCCATGACCCCGATCCTGTCCAGGGTGGTAGGGAGGTATAGATACACGTCGTCCCAGTCTTTCGACTGTATGATGCATCAGTACAACCCACTTCCCACCGAAGTTGTTGAACGTTCCCGACAGGCAGGTCTTCTGGCTTAGCGTCCTCCTCGCCCGTCCTTCCCAATCTCGCGATCAGTGGTCATTACGGGGTCGTCAGCATCACAGCAGCGGGGGCTGCGGGGGATTGTCACCCCCTTCCCTGCCACAAATGTGGCAAACCTGTCGGCTTACATTATGAGAAAGAGTACGTTCTCAACACAGCAATGCTATTTACGGCGTTTCAATTCGCCTTAGGCAAATACTTAACCGCAAATGAAAACCATGCTGAGTAAAACGTGGCGTCAGAATAATTGGCGCCCTTCTCGATAACTCAACGTTTTATCACAAAAAATAAAAAGCAAAGATAATTACGCTTAAAATCTCAATATTTATTGCGCTACGACAAGTTATTGCATCACTTGATATTTTTTCATTTTATCATGATCAAAATTCATCAGGATATTAAAGCCCGGCAACAACATAATATTGCTATTCAACGTATGTTCGTGTGATTTAATTGATGCATTACGCGTTCAGCAGGATCGCAGAATAATATGGAGGCTATAATTTGCGGTATATCAAGGTAAGCGGAATATCCTCATGACACTATGCTCCAGAAATTTCTGACCAGAAAGGTGGAAAGGTGGCTGTAGCGCAATGCCCCGCGTCGTGCGGTGAGCTTATCCAGGGCTGGATTTTGGGCAGTGAGAAGCTGGTCTCCTGCCCTGTCGAATGGTACAGCACCGTTGAGGTGAGCCACGGCTCACCCGTGGCGGATGAACGCCCGCTGTCGCGCGCGATGGTCGAGCGGTTACTTCAGCACTGGCACTATCCGGCGCAGCTAGGCCAGGATATCCGCATTGACGTGCACTCGACCATCCCGGTTGCCAAAGGGATGGCCAGCAGCACCGCAGATATTGCCGCCACCGCCGTCGCTACCGCACGTCATCTGGGGCGTCAGCTCGACGAAAGCACGCTGGCAGCGCTCTGCGTTTCGCTCGAACCCACCGACAGTACCGTGTTTCGCCAGTTGACCCTTTTCGATCATAACGACGCCTCCACGCAGATTGCCTGCGACGCCCAGCCCGATCTCGACCTGCTTGTTCTCGAAAGTCCGCAAACGCTGCGCACGGCAGACTACCACCGCATTCCGCGTCAGGCGGGGCTTCAGGCCGGTGCGCCAGCGCTGAAACGCGCGTGGGAAAAAATCCAGGAGTCCTGTATCACGCAAAACCCTTACCGACTGGGCGAAGCGGCAACCCTCAGCGCCATCGCCAGCCAGAGGCTGTTGCCCAAACCAGATTTTGACGCACTGCTCGCACTGGTAGAGGAGTGCGGTATTTACGGGGTGAACGTAGCGCACAGCGGCAGCGTGGTGGGGCTGATGCTGGACAGAAGTAAAGACGATGTCGACTATGTGATATGGCTGCTGGCGAAAAAACAGCTCACCCGCCACTGGCCTCAACAACACCTGCTGCGGATGGTAAAAGGCGGCGTGACGCTACTCTGACAGCAGCCTGTGCTGAATGAGCCACTCGACCTGCTGCTTGACCTCCTGCTCGTGCTCCTGCGCTAGAGCCTGCTGCAGCGGCACATGCCGGAAGAACGCGTCCCAAAATGCACGCTTGCGCTCCCGGTCACCGCATGCGCCATTAATCCTTTCACGAAGCGCCCCCGCCAGCCGCACGCTTTCCCGCATGCCCGCAGGAAGATGGTCTGCGACATGCGCTTTGAGGATCGTGCTGTATACCGGCGCGTTGCCTCCGCAGCTCAGCGCAATAATGACCGGCGAACGGTCGATAACGGCCGGTGAGATAAAGGTGGCAGCAGAGGGGTCGTCAGTGACATTGCAAAAGATACGCTCCGCGCTGGCGGCCCCTGCGACCTGACGGTTCACCTGCCGATCGCTGGTCGCGGCAATGACCAGCCAGCATGACTGGAGAAACCGCGGCGAAAACGTCTCCGGAAACCACTCGATGTCACCGCTCGCGTGCAGGCTGGCGAGTTCCGGCGTCAGGGTGGGCGCAACCAGGCGCAGCACCGCTCCGGCGGCCAGCAGCCCCTTTGCCTTATGCGTCGCCACCTGCCCGCCCCCGACGATCAGGCAGCGTTTCCCCTTCAGGTTGCAAAAAATTGGGAAATAGTCCATCGCCTTAGCCTTGTAAAACGTGAGTCAGCGCGTCAATAAACCGGCGGTTCTCCGCTTCGGTACGCACGGCAATCCGGTAGTAGTCGCGATCGAGCCCGGGATAGTTTTCGCAGTGGCGGATGAGGATGTGATGGCCGAGCAGCGCCGCCTTCAGGTCGAAACCCTGACGCAGGCAGCGGAAGAAAATAAAGTTGGCCTGCGGCTTCCAGACCGCCAGCGAGGAAAAGCGCGTCATCGCCTGCCACAGGACATCACGCTCCCGGGCGATAAAGGCGTGGCTGCGCGCAATATAGTCCTCATCCAGCAGCAAATATTGCCCCACCAGCGCCGAGAAGGCATTCACGGACCAGGGCTCGCGGGTGCGTTTCAGCTGGCGAATAGTTTGCTTATTCCCGCTCAGCAGATACCCAAGGCGCAGCCCGGGAATAGCAAAAAACTTGGTCAGGGAACGCAGCAGGTAAAGATAGCGTGACTTTGCCAGCCGTGGCGCCAGCGTGGAGCCCTGCGGCAGAAAATCGATGAACGCTTCATCCACAATCAGCGCAATCTGCAGCGCTTCGCACAGCGAGGCCAGCCGGTCGAGAAGATCGGCATCAGGCATGAGTCCGGTAGGGTTGTTTGGCGTCGCGATGAACAGGCATTCGGGCCTGTGCGCGCGAACGGCGTCCAGTATGGAAGCATCCACCTGGAACCCGTTCTGCTCGCTCAGCGCATAGTCGATTATCTCGCAGCCCTGCTGCTGTAATGCCCGGCGATATTCGGCAAAACCCGGCACCAGCAGCATCGCCCGGCGAGGGGCAAGCGTTCGCACCAGGCCATAGATCAGCTCCGTTTCGCCATTCCCGGCAATCGTCTGGTCATAGTCACACCGGCTGGCGCTGGCCAGCGCCTGATGAAGATGGCGGTACTCAACGTCCGGGTACTGCATGATGATATCCAGATGGGACACAATGAGCGACCTGACGCGATCGGGCAGCCCTAGCGGATTGATGTTCGCGCTAAAGTCCAACAGCAGCTCGGGATCGATCCCCAACTGCAGCCCCGTTTCCAGAACGTTACCACCATGCTCACTCATTCGTTTCACTCGTCCATTTCAAAATGTCAGGATAACATCAGACCACAACCTGATTCAGCGCGAGATGTGAGGCGGTAAACGCCAGTATCTCCTGCAGGTTGACCACCTCACCGATGACGATAAGCGCCGGAGCATGCAGTTTTTGACGTTCAACCTCGAGGTGAATATCGGTCAGCGTGCCTTTGGCGATCTGCTGACGAGACTGGCTGGCATACATCACCACCGCCACCGGCGTCCCGCCGGACATGCCTCCCTCGATAAGCTGCTGGCAGATTTCCGCCAGCCGGGTCATTCCCATCAGAACAATCAGCGTTCCGTTGATTTGTGCCAGAGCATGCCAGTTTTGCGGGTCGTTTCCCTGGCACATATGGCCGGTCACAATATGAAAGCTGGAGGCGTAATGACGGTGAGTGACCGGGATACCGGCATAGGCCAGTCCGCCAATCGCGGAACTGATCCCCGGCACAATTTCGAACGTCAGGCCGTCTTTCGCCAGCTGCTCTGCCTCTTCACCCCCGCGGCCAAAAACGTAGGGGTCTCCGCCTTTCAGACGCACCACCTGCCGCCCTTCCCCGGCATGCTTGACCAGCAGGGCATTGATTTGTTCCTGAGGGACCGGATGATGGCTTGGGGTTTTACCGACATCAATCATCAGACAGCCTGCCGGAGCCTGGGCCAGAAGTTCAGGGTTAACCAGGCGATCGTGAACAATCACCTCCGCATGGCGGATACAGTGCAGACCTTTTACCGTAATTAAAGACGCATCGCCAGGCCCTGCCCCTACAAGCCAAACCTTCCCTTTACTCATCGTTATATCCTCAGATTAAATATTTTAAGACGCAAGAAAGCGGATAATTAAAATTAGCGCTGAATTATACATCCCCTCCACGCGTCAAAAATTTGATGTATTTATCACTCTTTCTTAATTTTACGAATGGCGTTTATGACCAATATCAATAAAACAGTGAATACCGTTCTTCCTCTGCCATTGCGACATTATCGCTTTGGTCATTATGCTTAAAAAAACATATTAACCACTATCAACAATAAAACAGGCGCGCGATCACAAATATTACAATGGTTTTGTCAGTGACGTTTACAGATAAATATCAAACCTAAAATGAAGAACTCACAACCAATTGATATAAAACATTTTTTAATGTCACCCCATTACCATCATCATTTTTGGAAGGATTTTTTGAAAATAGATCAATTGCTTCCCTTTCGTCTTCAAAACACACTCCAATACCATTAACAGACCCAATGTACATTAACCGTTTTTTATACCCTTTTTATTTCCACTATCAGCCCTACAGAGGATTACCCATGAAGAAATCAACACTTGTTATTGGCGTCATTGGTGCTGACTGCCATGCGGTAGGCAATAAAGTTCTGGACCGCGTTTTTACTT contains:
- the cobD gene encoding threonine-phosphate decarboxylase CobD, whose amino-acid sequence is MSEHGGNVLETGLQLGIDPELLLDFSANINPLGLPDRVRSLIVSHLDIIMQYPDVEYRHLHQALASASRCDYDQTIAGNGETELIYGLVRTLAPRRAMLLVPGFAEYRRALQQQGCEIIDYALSEQNGFQVDASILDAVRAHRPECLFIATPNNPTGLMPDADLLDRLASLCEALQIALIVDEAFIDFLPQGSTLAPRLAKSRYLYLLRSLTKFFAIPGLRLGYLLSGNKQTIRQLKRTREPWSVNAFSALVGQYLLLDEDYIARSHAFIARERDVLWQAMTRFSSLAVWKPQANFIFFRCLRQGFDLKAALLGHHILIRHCENYPGLDRDYYRIAVRTEAENRRFIDALTHVLQG
- the cobA gene encoding uroporphyrinogen-III C-methyltransferase, with protein sequence MSKGKVWLVGAGPGDASLITVKGLHCIRHAEVIVHDRLVNPELLAQAPAGCLMIDVGKTPSHHPVPQEQINALLVKHAGEGRQVVRLKGGDPYVFGRGGEEAEQLAKDGLTFEIVPGISSAIGGLAYAGIPVTHRHYASSFHIVTGHMCQGNDPQNWHALAQINGTLIVLMGMTRLAEICQQLIEGGMSGGTPVAVVMYASQSRQQIAKGTLTDIHLEVERQKLHAPALIVIGEVVNLQEILAFTASHLALNQVVV